From a region of the Rhinopithecus roxellana isolate Shanxi Qingling chromosome 8, ASM756505v1, whole genome shotgun sequence genome:
- the PDC gene encoding phosducin isoform X1: MEEAKSQSLEEDFEGQATHTGPKGVINDWRKFKLESQDSDSIPPSKKEILRQMSSPQSRNGKDSKERVSRKMSIQEYELIHKEKEDENCLRKYRRQCMQDMHQKLSFGPRYGFVYELETGEQFLETIEKEQKITTIVVHIYEDGIKGCDALNSSLTCLAAEYPIVKFCKIKASNTGAGDRFSLDVLPTLLIYKGGELISNFISVADQFAEEFFAGDVESFLNEYGLLPEREVHALEHTKIEEEDIE, from the exons ATGGAAGAAGCCAAAAGTCAAAGTTTGGAGGAAGACTTTGAAGGACAGGCCACACATACAG GACCTAAAGGAGTAATAAACGATTGGAGAAAGTTTAAATTAGAGAGTCAAGACAGTGATTCAATTCCACCTAGCAAGAAGGAGATTCTCAGGCAAATGTCTTCTCCTCAGAGTAGGAATGGCAAAGATTCAAAGGAACGAGTCAGCAGAAAG ATGAGCATTCAAGAATATGAACTAATCCATAAAGAGAAAGAGGATGAAAACTGCCTTCGTAAATACCGTAGACAGTGTATGCAGGATATGCACCAGAAGCTGAGCTTTGGGCCTAGATATGGGTTTGTGTATGAGCTGGAAACTGGAGAGCAATTCCtagaaacaattgaaaaggaacaGAAGATCACCACAATAGTTGTTCACATTTATGAAGATGGTATTAAGGGCTGTGATGCTCTAAACAGTAGTTTAACATGTCTTGCAGCAGAATACCCTATAGTTaagttttgtaaaataaaagcttCGAATACAGGTGCTGGGGACCGCTTTTCCTTAGATGTACTTCCTACACTGCTCATCTATAAAGGTGGGGAACTCATAAGCAATTTTATTAGTGTTGCTGATCAGTTTGCTGAAGAATTTTTTGCTGGGGATGTGGAGTCTTTCCTAAATGAATATGGGTTACTACCTGAAAGAGAGGTACATGCCCTAGAGCATACCAAAATAGAAGAAGAAGATATTGAATGA
- the PDC gene encoding phosducin isoform X2 codes for MSSPQSRNGKDSKERVSRKMSIQEYELIHKEKEDENCLRKYRRQCMQDMHQKLSFGPRYGFVYELETGEQFLETIEKEQKITTIVVHIYEDGIKGCDALNSSLTCLAAEYPIVKFCKIKASNTGAGDRFSLDVLPTLLIYKGGELISNFISVADQFAEEFFAGDVESFLNEYGLLPEREVHALEHTKIEEEDIE; via the exons ATGTCTTCTCCTCAGAGTAGGAATGGCAAAGATTCAAAGGAACGAGTCAGCAGAAAG ATGAGCATTCAAGAATATGAACTAATCCATAAAGAGAAAGAGGATGAAAACTGCCTTCGTAAATACCGTAGACAGTGTATGCAGGATATGCACCAGAAGCTGAGCTTTGGGCCTAGATATGGGTTTGTGTATGAGCTGGAAACTGGAGAGCAATTCCtagaaacaattgaaaaggaacaGAAGATCACCACAATAGTTGTTCACATTTATGAAGATGGTATTAAGGGCTGTGATGCTCTAAACAGTAGTTTAACATGTCTTGCAGCAGAATACCCTATAGTTaagttttgtaaaataaaagcttCGAATACAGGTGCTGGGGACCGCTTTTCCTTAGATGTACTTCCTACACTGCTCATCTATAAAGGTGGGGAACTCATAAGCAATTTTATTAGTGTTGCTGATCAGTTTGCTGAAGAATTTTTTGCTGGGGATGTGGAGTCTTTCCTAAATGAATATGGGTTACTACCTGAAAGAGAGGTACATGCCCTAGAGCATACCAAAATAGAAGAAGAAGATATTGAATGA